AGGTTGTGTAAAACATTTAAAAAACAAGAGGCAGTTAAAGATGTTTCAATATCGGTTCAGAGGAATTCAATATATGGATTACTTGGACCAAATGGAGCAGGAAAATCAACGTTACTAAAGATGATTATAGGAATGCTTAGACCAACTTCAGGTGAAGTTTTATTCGATGGACATAAATGGAGTAGAAAGGATCTTGGTAGTATTGGTTCCTTAATAGAGTCAGCACCTTTATATGAAAATTTAACGGCAAGAGAAAATTTAAAGGTTAGAACTACGGTACTTGGACTTCCAGATTCAAGAATAGATGAAGTATTAAGTATAGTAGAACTTGAAGACACAGGAAAAAAGAGAGCAGGACAATTTTCTATGGGTATGAAACAAAGACTAGGAATTGCAATTGCACTTTTAAATAATCCAAATCTTTTAATTTTAGATGAACCAACTAATGGACTTGATCCCTTTGGCATACAAGAATTAAGAGAACTTATACGTTCTTTTCCAAGTAAAGGTATTACAGTTATATTATCAAGTCATATACTAAGTGAAGT
This Clostridium novyi NT DNA region includes the following protein-coding sequences:
- a CDS encoding lantibiotic protection ABC transporter ATP-binding protein; the protein is MNEIILQTKRLCKTFKKQEAVKDVSISVQRNSIYGLLGPNGAGKSTLLKMIIGMLRPTSGEVLFDGHKWSRKDLGSIGSLIESAPLYENLTARENLKVRTTVLGLPDSRIDEVLSIVELEDTGKKRAGQFSMGMKQRLGIAIALLNNPNLLILDEPTNGLDPFGIQELRELIRSFPSKGITVILSSHILSEVEQIADHIGIISGGVLGYEGELKRGEDLEKLFMNIAGKYRREK